A region of Lycium barbarum isolate Lr01 chromosome 1, ASM1917538v2, whole genome shotgun sequence DNA encodes the following proteins:
- the LOC132617378 gene encoding uncharacterized protein LOC132617378, which translates to MKDEEEEKKSSCSTHKRIGEVAGGTTAECAMVCCCCPCTLMHLLVLAVYKVPTGFCRKIWRKKKRERLLKKRKKDEDTWKNNKDGDDHDVEEFDGGDDGDYNGVREVANFETEMWDRFYGAGFWRTQSQREED; encoded by the coding sequence ATGAAGGATGAAGAGGAGGAGAAGAAGTCAAGTTGCAGTACTCACAAACGGATAGGTGAGGTGGCAGGTGGGACCACAGCGGAGTGTGCgatggtatgttgttgttgtccaTGTACGTTGATGCATTTATTAGTACTTGCTGTTTACAAAGTTCCTACGGGATTTTGCCGGAAAATATGGAGAAAGAAGAAACGAGAGAGGCTTTTGAAGAAGAGGAAGAAAGATGAGGACACGTGGAAGAACAACAAGGATGGTGATGATCATGACGTGGAGGAGTTTGACGGTGGAGATGACGGCGATTATAACGGAGTAAGAGAAGTTGCCAATTTTGAAACGGAGATGTGGGACCGGTTTTATGGTGCTGGGTTTTGGAGGACCCAGTCTCAAAGAGAGGAGGATTGA
- the LOC132603767 gene encoding outer envelope protein 61, producing MFNGMMDPELMRMAQEQMSRMSPADLARMQQQMMSNPDLMRMATEGMKNMRPDDLKVAAEQLKHTRPEDMAEIGKKMANASPEEIATMRAQMDAQVKYEISGAELLKKQGNDLHTKGKFNEALQKYSLAKKNLSSIPAAKGRSISLACSLNMMSCYLKTGQYDDCIKEGSEVLAYDDNNIKALYRRGQAYRELGQLEDAVSDLSKAHEVCPDDETIADVLRGVQERLVKEGGAGASRRRGGLVIEEITEEEPLVSSEAADSSVAKNVASQPREAISPPKSQNEILGGPPLSSSESLEALKNDPESIRSFQNFISRADPDTLSALSGGNAEGIPPEMIKTASNVVGKMSPEELQRMVQMASSFQGENPFLKKGSLGNLGPGSVPPNVTPDMLKMATDMMGKMSPEEMSKMFEMASSLKEKSPVSAATTIDSNGSSQQSKPRDTRENFKVDDSTSASTSSQGFSTSHNGSQSSLSSSNVDLQEEMRNRMKDPAMKQMFSSMIKNMSPEMMANMSEQFGMKLSQADAEKAQQAMSSLSPDDLEKMMKWADRIQRGVEGAKKTKNFLLGKPGMMLAILVLLLALVLHWLGFIGR from the exons ATGTTTAATGGTATGATGGATCCAGAATTGATGAGAATGGCTCAAGAGCAAATGAGTCGTATGTCTCCAGCAGATTTGGCTCGGATGCAACAGCAG ATGATGTCTAATCCTGATTTAATGAGAATGGCTACTGAAGGCATGAAAAACATGAGGCCAGATGATTTAAAAGTTGCTGCAGAACAGTTGAAGCATACCCGTCCGGAGGATATGGCTGAGATTGGTAAGAAAATGGCTAATGCATCACCTGAAGAAATAGCAACGATGCGTGCCCAAATGGATGCACAGGTTAAATATGAAATTAGTGGAGCTGAGTTGCTGAAGAAGCAG GGAAATGATCTTCACACCAAGGGAAAGTTTAACGAGGCCCTGCAGAAATATTCGCTT GCAAAGAAAAATCTGTCAAGCATTCCTGCCGCGAAAGGCAGGAGTATCTCATTGGCTTGTTCCTTGAACATGATGTCGTGTTACTTAAAAACTGGACAATACGATGACTGCATAAAGGAAGGTAGTGAG GTTTTGGCATATGACGACAATAATATCAAGGCCCTTTATCGTAGGGGTCAAGCTTATAGAGAGCTGGGACAGTTAGAA GATGCTGTGTCTGACTTGAGTAAAGCACATGAAGTCTGTCCTGATGATGAAACTATTGCTGATGTCTTAAG GGGTGTCCAAGAAAGGTTGGTGAAAGAAGGTGGTGCTGGTGCTTCAAGAC GTAGAGGAGGATTGGTTATTGAAGAAATAACTGAAGAAGAACCATTAGTGTCTTCAGAAGCTGCGGATAGTTCTGTTGCAAAAAATGTTGCCTCACAACCACGTGAAGCGATCAGCCCTCCTAAGAGTCAAAATGAAATTCTTGGTGGGCCTCCCTTATCAAGTTCAGAGTCCTTGGAAGCTTTGAAAAATGACCCAGAATCCATTAG ATCCTTCCAGAATTTTATTTCTCGTGCTGATCCGGACACCCTATCTGCCTTAAGTGGTGGAAATGCTGAAGGCATACCTCCTGAAATGATAAAGACTGCCTCCAATGTTGTTGGCAAGATGTCACCTGAAGAACTACAAAGGATGGTCCAGATGGCTTCCTCCTTTCAAGGAGAAAATCCGTTTCTTAAAAAGGGTTCCTTGGGGAACCTTGGCCCTGGTTCAGTTCCTCCAAATGTAACACCCGACATGCTGAAAATGGCAACTGATATGATGGGCAAGATGTCTCCAGAAGAAATGTCGAAGATGTTTGAAATGGCATCTTCGTTAAAAGAGAAAAGTCCAGTAtcagctgcaacaactatagattCTAATGGGTCAAGTCAGCAGTCAAAACCTCGAGACACTAGGGAAAATTTCAAAGTGGATGACAGTACAAGTGCAAGCACTTCATCACAAGGGTTTTCTACTTCACATAATGGTTCTCAATCAAGCTTATCAAGTTCGAATGTTGATCTGCAAGAAGAAATGAGAAACCGAATGAAAGATCCAGCCATGAAACAG ATGTTCTCTTCAATGATTAAGAACATGAGTCCAGAGATGATGGCTAACATGAGTGAACAATTTGGTATGAAGCTCAGTCAGGCAGATGCAGAGAAAGCTCAACAGGCGATGTCATCTTTGTCACCAGATGACTTGGAAAAAATG ATGAAGTGGGCTGACAGAATTCAGAGAGGAGTGGAAGGTGCGAAGAAGACGAAAAATTTCCTCTTAGGAAAACCTGGCATGATGTTGGCTATACTTGTGCTTCTTTTGGCACTCGTCCTTCACTGGCTGGGCTTCATCGGGCGCTAG